Proteins from a single region of Acidimicrobiia bacterium:
- a CDS encoding polyphosphate kinase 2 family protein, giving the protein MHRYRVEPGSDAQIMARNTKDLRGFAGDKTAGKAAMKILNSELEQLQELLYAEGKHKVLVVLQAMDTGGKDGTIRHVFDGTNPQGVKVAGFKKPTEKELAHDYLWRVHGNTPASGEITIFNRSHYEDVLVVRVHDLVPEHRWRRRYDHINAFEELLADEGTTILKFFLHISKEEQKQRLQARLDEPTKTWKFAKGDLAERKLWDSYIAAYEEAITRTSTEWAPWYVIPADRKWYRNLAISTIIVDTLKSLGMRYPEPEEELAGIVIE; this is encoded by the coding sequence ATGCACCGATATCGAGTCGAACCCGGTAGCGACGCGCAAATCATGGCGCGGAACACCAAGGATCTCCGGGGCTTCGCCGGAGACAAGACCGCCGGAAAGGCGGCCATGAAGATCCTGAACTCGGAACTCGAACAGTTGCAGGAGCTGCTCTACGCGGAAGGCAAGCACAAGGTCCTCGTCGTTCTCCAGGCCATGGACACCGGCGGAAAGGATGGAACGATTCGCCACGTGTTCGACGGCACCAACCCGCAAGGCGTCAAGGTGGCCGGTTTCAAGAAACCGACGGAGAAGGAGCTGGCTCACGACTACCTGTGGCGAGTACACGGCAACACTCCCGCTTCAGGCGAGATCACGATATTCAATCGATCCCATTACGAGGATGTTCTCGTGGTGCGTGTCCATGATCTGGTACCGGAGCACAGATGGCGACGGCGCTACGACCACATCAATGCGTTTGAGGAACTCCTGGCCGACGAAGGAACCACAATCCTCAAGTTCTTCCTCCATATATCCAAAGAAGAGCAGAAGCAGCGCCTCCAGGCCCGCCTCGATGAACCAACCAAGACCTGGAAGTTTGCAAAGGGTGACCTGGCCGAACGAAAGCTGTGGGATTCCTACATCGCGGCCTATGAGGAGGCCATCACTCGCACCTCAACCGAGTGGGCGCCCTGGTACGTGATCCCGGCCGATCGCAAGTGGTACCGGAACCTGGCGATCTCGACCATCATCGTGGACACCCTCAAGAGCCTGGGTATGAGATACCCGGAACCGGAAGAAGAGCTCGCCGGGATCGTGATCGAGTAA
- a CDS encoding SDR family oxidoreductase codes for MSRRVLVTGSARGLGRHLAVALGSDGFEVVVHYRASRDGAEETARLVTKAGGAAELVSADLTDAGSVDEMAAALKRSGGLDVLINNVGGFIIRHTDDLTPEDWDRVLAATASATFYTTRALLPLLRDGQHARIVNIADSGADNLRASPKSLPYYVGKTGVLIMTKTFAVTEASRGVTVNAVMPGVLENSITFPALDKIPAGRLGTLDDIAGAVRYLVSPAADYVTGSYLQVGGGWNL; via the coding sequence ATGAGTCGTCGTGTATTGGTGACGGGATCAGCCCGGGGACTCGGCCGGCACCTGGCGGTCGCCCTGGGATCCGATGGGTTCGAGGTCGTCGTTCACTACCGGGCGAGCCGGGATGGCGCGGAGGAGACGGCACGCCTCGTCACCAAGGCCGGGGGAGCCGCCGAACTCGTCTCCGCCGATCTCACGGATGCCGGTTCGGTCGACGAGATGGCAGCCGCGCTGAAACGGTCTGGCGGCCTCGACGTTCTCATCAACAACGTCGGTGGATTCATCATCCGCCACACGGACGATCTCACGCCCGAAGATTGGGACAGAGTCCTGGCCGCCACCGCCAGTGCCACCTTCTACACGACCAGGGCGCTGTTGCCGCTCCTCCGAGATGGGCAGCATGCCCGGATCGTCAACATCGCCGACTCGGGAGCCGACAATCTGCGTGCCTCTCCCAAGTCACTTCCGTACTACGTCGGCAAGACCGGAGTTCTGATCATGACGAAGACTTTTGCGGTCACCGAGGCATCGCGCGGGGTAACGGTGAACGCCGTCATGCCGGGTGTGCTCGAGAACAGCATCACGTTTCCGGCATTGGACAAGATACCGGCCGGCCGGTTGGGAACCCTCGACGACATCGCCGGAGCGGTCCGCTATCTGGTATCTCCGGCGGCCGATTACGTGACCGGTTCCTATCTGCAGGTCGGCGGTGGGTGGAATCTCTGA
- a CDS encoding ComEA family DNA-binding protein has protein sequence MQPQHLVAGGVALLIAIASGVWFGGRPAQPVPVVVDRTSDSGTTPTVDRLTVHVSGAVVSPGLVELSEGARGADALAAAGGALPSADLSAMNLAAPVVDGTLMIVPRRNDDAPPAAQSGDGRIRVNYASADEIASLPGIGPVLARRIADYRDDNGPFVVVEDLLDVPGIGEGKLAAIRDSVSIP, from the coding sequence GTGCAACCCCAGCATCTGGTCGCCGGTGGCGTAGCCCTGTTGATAGCCATCGCGTCGGGGGTGTGGTTCGGGGGGAGACCGGCGCAACCGGTACCCGTAGTAGTCGACCGCACGTCCGATTCCGGCACGACGCCGACTGTTGATCGACTGACCGTGCACGTTTCGGGGGCCGTCGTATCCCCGGGGCTCGTCGAGTTGAGCGAAGGTGCGCGCGGTGCAGACGCTCTGGCGGCGGCCGGCGGGGCGTTGCCCTCGGCGGACCTCAGCGCCATGAATCTGGCTGCTCCCGTCGTCGACGGCACACTGATGATCGTGCCGCGTCGCAACGATGATGCGCCGCCGGCCGCGCAGAGTGGAGACGGTCGGATCAGAGTCAACTACGCGTCGGCCGATGAGATCGCTTCCCTGCCCGGCATCGGCCCCGTGCTGGCCCGGCGCATAGCGGATTACCGGGATGACAACGGACCGTTCGTCGTCGTCGAGGATCTCCTCGACGTGCCCGGGATCGGCGAGGGCAAGCTGGCCGCCATACGGGACTCGGTGTCCATTCCGTGA
- a CDS encoding dihydropteroate synthase, translated as MTGSPASTLRVGTRILDFSGGRVHLMGVLNLSPESKNTQTVAGNAGEAMRIAENHRRHGATIIDVGAQSSHFDNVELSPEEELERLAETVRRLVDEGFIVSVDTWKPAVAAGVIELGATIVNDTGGLQNPAMVDAVARSEVAAVVMFIEGDTPLSVEEIDLGGSIVAGVADRLGARLRHLAATGITDVIVDPGIGISYRGDRARYTEHQIDVIRRLGDLRALGQPVLVPVPRKAELAPTLALATLALEYGADILRVHDVSAVAEVARMMGRL; from the coding sequence TTGACGGGGTCTCCCGCATCCACGCTTCGGGTCGGGACGCGCATCCTCGACTTCTCCGGCGGGCGAGTCCATCTCATGGGTGTCTTGAATCTGTCGCCGGAGTCGAAGAACACACAAACGGTCGCCGGGAATGCCGGCGAGGCGATGCGGATTGCGGAGAATCACCGGCGGCACGGCGCCACCATCATCGATGTGGGCGCGCAATCCTCCCACTTCGATAACGTGGAACTGAGTCCGGAGGAGGAACTCGAGCGGCTCGCCGAGACGGTCCGGCGCCTCGTCGACGAAGGATTCATCGTATCCGTCGACACGTGGAAGCCGGCAGTCGCGGCGGGGGTCATCGAACTCGGCGCGACGATCGTGAATGACACAGGCGGCTTGCAGAACCCTGCGATGGTCGATGCCGTGGCGCGAAGCGAAGTGGCGGCGGTGGTCATGTTCATAGAGGGGGACACGCCGCTCTCGGTGGAGGAGATAGATCTCGGGGGGTCCATCGTGGCCGGGGTTGCAGATCGACTCGGTGCCAGATTGCGCCATCTGGCCGCAACCGGCATCACCGATGTAATCGTCGATCCCGGCATCGGGATCTCTTATCGCGGAGATCGGGCCCGATACACCGAGCACCAGATAGATGTCATCAGACGGTTGGGGGACTTGCGAGCGCTCGGGCAACCGGTGCTGGTTCCCGTGCCGCGCAAGGCCGAGCTTGCGCCTACTCTTGCCCTGGCCACTCTTGCTCTCGAGTACGGCGCGGACATCCTGCGGGTGCACGATGTCTCTGCGGTGGCGGAAGTCGCTCGAATGATGGGAAGATTGTGA
- a CDS encoding ComEC/Rec2 family competence protein → MNLPDEVGKWTLGAAAAVWLGAWSGRSAGVTAMVLWLAANFVLLAWGRHRMVLLAAFVLAGSLSGLLSSQRDQAIVESLVIDGYVEVHGTAVDDPRPGRTGFWFLIEPGHLETRHREYRWTGPRLLVGSEEPLSIMAGDLVSVTGRLSSGSGTARGDVFAGRIDARRVERISEATGFFRAANLIRSRVQEQLAGNADRPAAALVSGFLIGDIRELPRPDGEALRRAGLSHYVAVSGSNVALFLALWWVVVGPLGFGPRRRAFLGLIGLVLFVMVTRWEPSVLRAAAMAGLVLVIRAFGLSIGPWAALGGGVGGLLLVSGELVSDVGFQLSVAATAGVIAGTGFRPLRRFPIVGATLAATVSAQLAVAPLLLIHFGTLPLLSPITNLLAGPLVVAATSLGGIGVLMGLPVLLDSATAIAGIVLDIARSAAPWPQIGWFGYSGVMLAAVLAKVSGLRRIMSLAAAAWAFITIGLAPVPVTLPAVVFLDVGQGDSSLFLGDRGAVVLVDGGPDPGILIERLRHYGVDHIDLLIASHQHHDHVAGLIGALESFPVGLVWHSGQSSPESEMQALLDLAARIGVPAEVVRPGWTATIGRFHLEVLGPKRRYASPNDQSVVLLVEAGGRSILMPGDVEIFAQRDLGPISADLLKVPHQGAATSDPGWLRSTGADLAIIPVGPNDYGHPSAEVVRLLEEMGADVRRTDHEGDIVVSVGE, encoded by the coding sequence GTGAACCTGCCGGATGAAGTGGGCAAGTGGACCCTCGGTGCGGCGGCGGCCGTCTGGTTGGGTGCCTGGTCGGGACGTTCCGCCGGAGTCACGGCAATGGTGCTCTGGCTGGCGGCAAACTTCGTATTGCTGGCCTGGGGAAGGCACCGGATGGTTCTGCTCGCTGCCTTCGTGTTGGCGGGTTCGCTGTCCGGTTTGCTGTCTTCGCAACGAGATCAGGCGATTGTCGAGAGTCTGGTGATCGATGGATACGTCGAGGTACACGGAACCGCGGTTGACGACCCGCGCCCGGGACGGACTGGTTTCTGGTTTCTCATCGAGCCCGGCCATCTGGAGACCCGCCACCGGGAATACCGATGGACCGGGCCGCGCTTGCTGGTCGGTTCAGAAGAGCCGCTCAGCATCATGGCCGGAGATCTGGTGTCGGTGACCGGCCGACTCTCGTCGGGGTCCGGCACGGCCAGAGGCGATGTGTTCGCGGGGCGAATCGACGCCCGCCGGGTCGAACGGATCTCGGAAGCGACCGGGTTCTTTCGCGCGGCGAACCTGATCAGATCGAGAGTTCAGGAGCAGCTGGCCGGCAACGCGGACCGGCCTGCTGCCGCGCTGGTTTCCGGGTTCCTGATAGGCGACATACGGGAGCTGCCCCGACCAGACGGCGAGGCTCTCCGCCGGGCCGGGCTTTCCCACTACGTGGCAGTTTCGGGGAGCAACGTCGCCCTGTTTCTCGCCCTCTGGTGGGTGGTCGTCGGGCCCCTCGGATTCGGGCCGCGTCGACGGGCGTTCCTCGGGCTGATCGGCCTGGTCCTGTTCGTGATGGTGACGAGGTGGGAACCGTCGGTATTGCGGGCGGCGGCAATGGCCGGCCTCGTCCTGGTGATTCGAGCCTTCGGATTGTCGATCGGGCCGTGGGCGGCTCTGGGCGGCGGAGTTGGCGGCCTGCTGCTGGTGTCGGGAGAACTCGTGTCGGACGTCGGGTTCCAGTTGTCGGTTGCCGCCACTGCCGGTGTCATTGCCGGCACTGGTTTTCGACCCTTGCGTCGTTTTCCAATAGTGGGGGCGACGCTGGCCGCCACAGTTTCCGCTCAGCTGGCGGTGGCTCCGCTGCTGCTGATCCACTTCGGAACCCTGCCGCTGCTGTCGCCTATCACGAACTTGCTTGCCGGGCCGCTGGTAGTCGCGGCGACGAGCCTGGGCGGCATTGGGGTGCTCATGGGCCTACCGGTCCTCCTCGACTCTGCGACCGCCATAGCTGGGATCGTGCTCGACATCGCCCGGTCTGCCGCGCCCTGGCCGCAGATCGGCTGGTTCGGCTACTCGGGCGTCATGCTGGCGGCCGTGCTGGCCAAGGTGTCGGGTTTGCGCCGGATCATGAGCCTGGCCGCCGCGGCCTGGGCGTTCATCACCATCGGCCTCGCTCCCGTCCCGGTCACGCTCCCGGCCGTCGTGTTCCTCGACGTCGGTCAGGGCGATTCGTCGCTGTTCCTGGGTGACCGTGGAGCCGTGGTGCTCGTTGACGGAGGACCCGATCCGGGGATTCTGATCGAGCGCCTTCGCCACTATGGGGTCGATCACATCGACCTCCTGATTGCTTCGCATCAACATCATGATCATGTCGCCGGATTGATCGGCGCACTGGAATCGTTTCCGGTAGGCCTCGTCTGGCACTCCGGCCAATCGAGTCCGGAGTCCGAAATGCAGGCCTTGCTCGACCTGGCCGCCCGGATCGGAGTCCCGGCCGAGGTAGTCCGCCCGGGATGGACGGCAACAATCGGTCGGTTTCATCTCGAAGTGCTGGGTCCCAAACGCCGATACGCTTCCCCCAACGATCAATCGGTCGTGCTCCTGGTCGAGGCGGGTGGGCGATCGATCCTCATGCCGGGAGATGTCGAGATATTCGCACAGAGGGATCTGGGCCCGATCTCGGCAGATCTGCTCAAGGTTCCGCATCAGGGGGCCGCCACCAGCGATCCCGGGTGGCTCCGGTCGACCGGGGCGGACCTGGCAATCATCCCGGTCGGGCCCAACGATTACGGCCATCCGTCGGCGGAGGTTGTCCGGCTACTCGAGGAGATGGGCGCCGATGTGCGCCGGACGGATCATGAAGGAGATATCGTCGTCTCAGTCGGCGAATGA